From one Treponema denticola genomic stretch:
- the nusA gene encoding transcription termination factor NusA, which yields MSEGIIEAIREFAQEKGIDDDFVLHIVEQALKASYKKQFGTDANAVFNEETGKIYSKKIITENAKNPVFDISLEEAKKLAPSCEAGDELLVEVDPKSLGINSVKVGMQRAIQCIREMQKDTLYAEYSTKVGEIIIGYYHRERNGNIYVDLGKVEGLLPKKYQCPGDHFGRNAAAGEESRIKALVREVKKHRQSNVVQLILSRTDAEFVKQILEVEVPEIESGIVKIHNIVREPGYRTKIAVSTDRDDIDPVGACVGAKGARIQAVIAELDDEKIDILPYSDDPKAYIKSALSPAEVMDVMILDAEKRKALAIVSDSQLSLAIGKHGLNVRLANRLVDWNIDVKTEEQFKQMDIYTDARKAVENLFTDETSDEDEEYEEISNVSELPGITEDILTVLRNNEIEDIQDLINMEDDEIKALEGLTTEMADTLLDIIANAVEVVEDDEDESNEESEPVSNAEGEVEEFECPECGHKITIDMTKCPNCGVDLAFEYEDEE from the coding sequence ATGTCTGAAGGAATAATTGAGGCAATTCGGGAATTTGCACAGGAAAAAGGAATTGATGACGATTTTGTTTTACACATTGTAGAGCAGGCTTTAAAAGCCTCTTATAAAAAACAATTCGGAACGGATGCAAATGCCGTATTCAATGAAGAAACAGGAAAAATATACTCAAAGAAAATAATAACGGAAAATGCAAAAAATCCGGTTTTTGATATAAGTTTAGAAGAAGCAAAAAAATTGGCCCCCTCTTGCGAGGCAGGTGATGAACTTCTAGTTGAAGTCGATCCGAAAAGCTTAGGCATTAATTCTGTCAAGGTCGGAATGCAAAGAGCAATCCAATGTATCAGAGAAATGCAAAAAGATACTCTTTATGCGGAATACAGTACAAAGGTAGGAGAAATTATAATCGGTTACTACCATCGGGAACGCAACGGAAACATCTATGTCGACTTAGGAAAAGTCGAAGGCTTATTACCTAAAAAATATCAGTGTCCGGGAGATCACTTTGGAAGAAATGCAGCAGCCGGAGAAGAATCAAGAATAAAGGCCCTTGTACGGGAAGTAAAAAAACACCGCCAATCAAACGTAGTACAGCTAATCCTTTCAAGAACCGATGCGGAATTTGTAAAACAAATACTGGAAGTGGAAGTGCCGGAAATTGAAAGCGGAATAGTAAAGATTCATAATATTGTACGTGAACCCGGTTATAGAACAAAGATAGCGGTTTCAACGGACAGAGATGACATAGATCCTGTAGGAGCCTGTGTCGGAGCAAAGGGAGCAAGAATCCAAGCAGTTATCGCAGAATTGGATGATGAAAAGATAGATATTCTACCCTACTCCGACGATCCTAAGGCCTATATAAAAAGCGCCCTTTCACCTGCAGAAGTTATGGATGTTATGATATTGGATGCGGAAAAAAGAAAGGCCCTTGCAATCGTTTCCGACTCCCAATTATCGTTGGCTATAGGAAAACACGGTTTAAACGTACGCCTTGCAAACCGCCTTGTAGACTGGAACATAGATGTAAAAACCGAAGAGCAGTTTAAACAAATGGATATTTACACAGATGCCAGAAAGGCTGTCGAAAACTTATTCACTGATGAAACAAGTGATGAAGATGAAGAATATGAGGAAATTTCCAATGTTTCCGAACTTCCGGGAATTACCGAAGACATTCTTACAGTATTACGTAATAACGAAATTGAAGATATACAAGACTTGATTAATATGGAAGATGATGAAATCAAGGCCTTGGAAGGTCTTACTACAGAGATGGCTGATACTCTTCTTGACATTATAGCTAATGCCGTTGAAGTTGTAGAAGATGATGAAGATGAAAGCAATGAAGAAAGCGAGCCTGTTTCAAATGCTGAGGGTGAAGTTGAAGAATTTGAGTGCCCTGAATGCGGTCATAAAATAACAATAGATATGACAAAATGCCCCAATTGCGGAGTAGATCTTGCTTTTGAATATGAGGACGAAGAGTAG
- a CDS encoding SRPBCC family protein, with protein MITLHEQVDISAPFEKLCAWADNFEEEFVKWSPYHLECELYDGNVNTGSKVRFYEIVMGLDYDVTGTIVTSERDNDHFRFVFKSDKGTAFITFEGTRTKDGCRFSHTESFGITTPVIGPIMNFLLFKIIFRKKCNWQLIRDDMILDNKYLTEILTEGKYPERIPVERLKAGIK; from the coding sequence ATGATAACCTTGCATGAACAGGTTGACATTAGCGCACCGTTCGAAAAACTGTGCGCATGGGCAGACAATTTCGAAGAGGAATTCGTCAAGTGGAGCCCGTATCATTTGGAATGCGAACTGTACGACGGAAACGTAAATACGGGCAGCAAAGTCCGCTTTTACGAAATCGTTATGGGGCTCGACTACGACGTAACCGGCACCATAGTAACGAGCGAACGCGACAACGATCATTTTCGGTTCGTATTTAAAAGCGACAAGGGAACCGCTTTTATCACATTTGAAGGAACGCGGACAAAAGACGGCTGCCGTTTTTCACACACGGAATCGTTCGGTATAACTACGCCCGTCATCGGGCCGATTATGAACTTTTTGCTGTTCAAAATCATCTTCCGTAAAAAATGCAACTGGCAACTCATTCGCGACGATATGATTTTGGACAATAAATACCTGACCGAAATCCTTACCGAAGGCAAGTATCCGGAACGCATTCCCGTTGAACGTTTAAAAGCCGGAATTAAATAA
- a CDS encoding type II toxin-antitoxin system RelE/ParE family toxin, giving the protein MRIIETPVFTKQINRLLDEDTYKQFKEYLVCNPLKGKLIKGGGGIRKIRWSKKNTGKSGGIRIIYFIKTETKIYLLFAYSKSDAESITKKQINMLASFIKGL; this is encoded by the coding sequence ATGAGAATTATAGAAACGCCTGTTTTCACAAAACAAATAAATAGGCTACTGGACGAAGATACATATAAACAATTTAAAGAATATCTAGTATGTAATCCATTGAAAGGTAAATTGATTAAGGGTGGCGGCGGAATACGAAAAATAAGATGGAGCAAAAAGAATACTGGAAAAAGCGGCGGTATTAGGATTATTTATTTTATAAAAACTGAAACAAAGATATATTTGTTGTTTGCTTATTCAAAAAGTGATGCAGAGAGCATTACAAAAAAACAAATAAATATGTTGGCAAGTTTTATTAAAGGTTTATAA
- a CDS encoding type III PLP-dependent enzyme, whose amino-acid sequence MDRKDYISDSEWKHFMSFSENLETPCVVVNLKTIKKNYQKLRENFPYADIFYAIKANPHEEIISMLNEMGSCFDIASRYELDKVLKLGVSPERLSYGNTIKKAKDIAYFYEKGVRMFATDSKDDLKNIAQFAPGSRVYVRILVENTTSADWPLSRKFGCHPDMAYDLCIQARDSGLIPYGISFHVGSQQRDIGQWNDAIAKTKYLMDSLEEEEEIKLEMVNMGGGFPASYVTPANDLSEYASEISRYLEDDFGEERPRIILEPGRSLVGDSGILVTEVVMISRKNNTALFRWVYLDTGLFNGLIETLNESLKYPIITDKDEGCKKWGEVVLAGPTCDSMDIMYEDYKYSLPTNLKPGDRVYFLTTGAYTSSYASVEFNGFPPIKTYIMK is encoded by the coding sequence ATGGATAGAAAAGATTACATTAGCGATTCTGAGTGGAAGCACTTTATGAGTTTTTCAGAAAATCTGGAAACGCCCTGTGTTGTTGTCAACCTAAAAACAATCAAAAAAAATTATCAAAAGTTAAGAGAAAATTTTCCCTATGCGGATATTTTTTATGCGATTAAGGCTAACCCGCATGAAGAAATTATTTCAATGTTAAACGAGATGGGCTCATGTTTCGACATAGCTTCACGTTATGAACTTGACAAGGTTCTAAAATTAGGCGTAAGCCCTGAAAGACTCAGCTACGGAAACACCATAAAAAAAGCAAAGGACATTGCTTATTTTTATGAAAAGGGTGTTAGAATGTTTGCCACAGACAGTAAGGACGACCTTAAAAATATAGCTCAATTTGCTCCCGGTTCGAGAGTTTATGTGAGAATCCTTGTTGAAAACACAACCAGCGCCGACTGGCCTTTGTCAAGAAAATTCGGCTGCCATCCCGATATGGCTTATGACCTTTGTATCCAAGCCAGAGATTCGGGCCTAATTCCTTACGGTATTTCTTTCCACGTAGGAAGCCAGCAGCGGGATATCGGTCAGTGGAACGATGCCATTGCAAAGACAAAATACCTGATGGACTCTTTGGAAGAAGAAGAAGAAATTAAGCTTGAAATGGTCAACATGGGCGGAGGTTTCCCTGCTTCTTATGTTACACCTGCAAACGATCTAAGCGAGTATGCCTCCGAAATTAGCCGCTACTTGGAAGATGATTTCGGTGAAGAGCGTCCGCGCATTATTTTGGAGCCGGGCCGCTCCCTTGTAGGCGACAGCGGTATCTTGGTAACCGAGGTTGTTATGATTTCGCGCAAAAACAACACGGCCCTTTTTAGATGGGTATATCTTGATACGGGGCTTTTTAACGGTCTTATCGAAACTCTAAACGAATCCTTAAAATACCCGATCATTACCGATAAGGATGAAGGCTGCAAAAAATGGGGTGAAGTCGTTTTGGCCGGTCCTACATGCGACAGTATGGATATTATGTATGAAGATTATAAATACAGTCTTCCTACCAACCTTAAGCCCGGAGACAGGGTATATTTCCTTACAACCGGTGCCTATACATCCAGTTATGCTTCTGTAGAATTTAACGGCTTCCCGCCGATTAAAACCTACATAATGAAGTAA
- the rimP gene encoding ribosome maturation factor RimP — MEFIQKKDIPYFTECEPLVEGLGFKLVDLNVLHKKDVWQVKAVIKSEKGVGIKDCTSVHRTLQPRIEALIGSQDVTMEVSSPGINRLVKRAVEFYAFVGEEAQIWDNSITDWRHGIIKEVNSEGLVLNSDNQDIQIPYQDIKKARCNL; from the coding sequence GTGGAATTTATTCAAAAAAAAGATATTCCGTACTTTACCGAATGTGAACCTCTTGTCGAAGGACTAGGCTTTAAACTGGTTGACCTTAATGTCCTTCACAAAAAAGATGTTTGGCAGGTTAAGGCGGTAATAAAATCGGAAAAAGGGGTCGGTATCAAAGACTGTACCTCCGTACATAGGACTCTTCAGCCCCGTATTGAAGCCCTCATAGGCTCGCAAGATGTAACTATGGAAGTAAGCTCTCCGGGAATAAACCGGCTTGTAAAGCGGGCGGTTGAGTTTTATGCCTTTGTAGGAGAAGAAGCCCAAATTTGGGATAACAGCATTACTGATTGGCGGCACGGAATTATAAAGGAAGTAAATTCCGAAGGCCTTGTTTTAAATTCTGATAATCAAGACATTCAAATTCCGTATCAGGATATAAAAAAAGCCAGATGTAATCTTTAA
- a CDS encoding dicarboxylate/amino acid:cation symporter — MKIWIKYLIGSVLGIIIAALSSFDSAFFNAAVDFAANIAIQFGRYSLYPVLFFGFTVSISKLRESRSLLKLSIYIAVFIILSSLLAALLGLISISISSPPRIPIFVEETSAVENLGVMESFLRLLPSSAFEAFMDGLYILPLCIFAGFAGAACAVDKNISKPALTLFDSLSRISYAIMAFFVDMFSIGLIAVSVNWCIKFQAMLSTKFFTGLVVLLLVDFFIIALIIYPIILKILCRDINPYKVLYASISPVCAAFFSGDTNLTLPVLLRHSNESLGVRRRISSVSLPVFSVFGRAGSAMVVTISFIVILNSYSSLGISFEDRFWLVGISTLFSFFLGRFPITGTYVSLVAVCAIYGRGFESGFLILRPAAFFIGSVAAAIDALTAMVGTYIIGHLSKMTNTRTLRFFI; from the coding sequence ATGAAAATTTGGATAAAATATCTTATAGGTTCTGTTCTAGGTATTATAATTGCAGCTCTTTCTTCTTTCGATAGTGCATTTTTTAATGCAGCTGTTGATTTTGCCGCTAATATTGCTATTCAATTCGGCCGTTATTCCTTATATCCCGTTTTATTTTTCGGTTTTACTGTAAGTATATCTAAATTACGTGAAAGCCGTTCCTTACTAAAACTTTCGATATATATTGCCGTTTTTATTATTCTTTCATCCCTTCTGGCAGCCCTTTTAGGTTTGATTTCTATCTCTATCAGCTCTCCGCCGAGAATTCCTATCTTCGTTGAAGAGACAAGTGCTGTCGAAAATTTGGGCGTTATGGAGTCTTTTTTACGGCTCTTACCTTCAAGTGCATTTGAAGCCTTTATGGATGGCCTTTATATTCTTCCGCTTTGTATCTTTGCCGGCTTTGCAGGAGCCGCCTGTGCTGTCGATAAAAATATTTCGAAGCCTGCTTTAACCCTCTTTGATTCGCTTTCGCGAATTTCTTATGCTATTATGGCCTTTTTTGTAGACATGTTTTCAATAGGGCTTATCGCAGTATCCGTGAACTGGTGTATCAAGTTTCAAGCTATGCTTTCTACCAAATTTTTTACCGGCTTGGTTGTGCTTTTATTGGTAGATTTTTTTATAATAGCCTTAATCATATACCCTATAATCTTAAAAATACTATGCAGGGATATAAATCCTTACAAGGTGCTCTATGCTTCAATCTCTCCTGTTTGTGCAGCCTTTTTTTCGGGCGATACCAATTTAACCTTACCTGTCTTATTGCGCCATTCAAACGAGAGCTTGGGCGTCAGAAGGAGAATTTCTTCGGTTTCCTTGCCTGTTTTTTCGGTTTTCGGCAGGGCAGGGAGTGCGATGGTTGTTACTATAAGTTTTATCGTAATTTTAAACTCTTATTCCAGTCTGGGTATAAGCTTTGAGGATAGATTTTGGCTTGTCGGTATTTCTACCCTTTTTTCGTTTTTTTTAGGCCGTTTCCCCATAACAGGAACCTATGTTTCCCTTGTTGCCGTTTGTGCGATATACGGACGGGGCTTTGAATCGGGCTTTTTAATTTTGCGGCCTGCGGCCTTTTTTATAGGTTCGGTAGCTGCCGCCATTGATGCCTTAACCGCCATGGTGGGAACATATATAATCGGCCATTTGTCTAAGATGACTAATACACGCACTTTAAGGTTCTTTATATAA
- a CDS encoding TetR/AcrR family transcriptional regulator, producing the protein MPEKNENRESRQEDRESRQNQLIDAATTLFFSKGYTNTSVRDILDEANDKTSSPSVFYYYFESKEAIYRAVLRRYSERYVKSVQDAIDTHKDDAQSLMAQVTSLFLKTVQDDAHGKEAAASPDNLLYSLKLKEELTQKFVEVWELFIRSLDWYKADAETVHKTAVFIAGGIGEMMYDFGYVHEKKEGSARRLMDCMIDFCAGVLNAPAAQKEKYRRIVYDNLA; encoded by the coding sequence ATGCCTGAAAAAAACGAAAACAGAGAAAGTCGGCAAGAAGACAGAGAAAGCCGGCAAAATCAATTGATCGATGCGGCGACAACGCTGTTTTTTTCAAAAGGCTATACGAATACGTCTGTTCGGGATATTTTGGATGAGGCAAACGATAAGACGTCTTCACCGAGCGTTTTTTATTATTATTTTGAATCGAAGGAAGCAATTTACCGCGCCGTTTTGCGCCGGTACTCCGAACGCTATGTAAAATCCGTACAGGATGCAATCGACACTCACAAAGACGACGCGCAATCGCTTATGGCTCAAGTAACAAGCCTGTTTTTAAAAACGGTACAAGACGACGCGCACGGAAAAGAAGCGGCCGCTTCGCCTGATAATCTTTTGTACTCATTAAAACTCAAAGAAGAGCTGACGCAAAAATTTGTTGAAGTTTGGGAACTGTTTATCCGCTCACTGGATTGGTACAAAGCGGACGCTGAAACGGTTCATAAAACGGCCGTTTTTATCGCCGGCGGCATCGGAGAAATGATGTACGATTTCGGCTATGTTCACGAAAAAAAAGAAGGCAGCGCCCGACGATTGATGGACTGCATGATTGACTTTTGTGCCGGCGTTTTGAACGCTCCGGCTGCACAAAAAGAAAAATACAGGAGGATTGTGTATGATAACCTTGCATGA
- the nadS gene encoding NadS family protein, with amino-acid sequence MFKRKKMSDEMFAELLQSVKEAVLIEKGEIPPSRVFEIEPLDIAKIRSKTNKTQEEFASMLNISIGTLRNWEQGRRKPDGAALSLLKIVSANPQYVESVLQG; translated from the coding sequence ATGTTTAAAAGGAAAAAAATGAGTGATGAGATGTTTGCCGAATTACTCCAAAGCGTAAAGGAAGCTGTTTTAATTGAAAAAGGAGAAATTCCCCCCTCCAGAGTTTTTGAAATAGAGCCTTTGGATATTGCCAAAATACGCAGTAAGACAAATAAAACACAAGAAGAATTTGCATCTATGCTTAATATCAGTATCGGCACCTTGCGAAACTGGGAGCAAGGCAGGCGTAAACCTGACGGGGCAGCCTTGTCTCTACTTAAAATTGTTTCGGCTAATCCTCAATATGTGGAAAGTGTGCTGCAGGGATAA
- a CDS encoding tyrosine phenol-lyase has protein sequence MDIKNYPAEPFRIKVVETVKMIDKDQRAKVAKEAGYNTFLINSEDVYIDLLTDSGTNAMSDKQWGGMMIGDEAYAGSRNFHHLEETVQDIFGFKHLVPTHQGRGAENLLSRIAIKPGQYVPGNMYFTTTRYHQEANGGIFVDIINDDAHDAGKRVPFKGDIDLNKLEKLIKEKGAENIAYVCLAVTVNLAGGQPVSMKNMKAVRELTKKHGIKVFYDATRCVENAYFIKEQEAGYADKSIKEIVREMFSYADGCTMSGKKDCIVNIGGFLCMNDEELFQAAKEFVVVFEGMPSYGGMAGRDMEAMAIGLKEALQFEYIEHRIKQVRYLGDKLLEAGVPIIEPVGGHAVFLDARRFCPHLKQTEFPAQALAAELYIESGVRSMERGIVSAGRDPKTRENHVPKLETVRLTIPRRVYTYKHMDIVADAVIKLYNHKEVIKGLKFVYEPKQLRFFTARFEHI, from the coding sequence ATGGATATTAAAAATTATCCTGCAGAACCTTTTAGAATTAAGGTTGTAGAGACTGTTAAGATGATCGATAAGGATCAAAGAGCAAAGGTTGCCAAAGAAGCCGGGTATAACACCTTCCTTATTAATTCGGAAGATGTTTATATCGACCTTCTTACCGACTCGGGAACAAACGCCATGAGCGATAAGCAATGGGGCGGTATGATGATAGGAGATGAAGCCTATGCCGGAAGCCGCAACTTTCATCATTTGGAAGAAACCGTTCAAGATATTTTCGGCTTTAAGCATCTTGTACCGACCCATCAAGGCCGCGGTGCCGAAAACCTTCTTTCAAGAATAGCCATTAAACCCGGTCAATATGTACCCGGAAACATGTATTTTACCACTACCAGATACCATCAAGAAGCAAACGGCGGTATCTTCGTGGATATCATAAACGATGATGCCCATGATGCAGGCAAAAGAGTTCCTTTTAAAGGAGACATCGACTTAAACAAACTTGAAAAGCTTATAAAAGAAAAGGGTGCAGAAAATATTGCATACGTTTGTTTGGCTGTTACGGTAAACCTTGCAGGCGGTCAGCCCGTTTCTATGAAGAACATGAAGGCTGTCCGTGAGCTTACAAAAAAACACGGCATCAAGGTATTCTACGATGCAACCCGCTGCGTAGAAAACGCCTACTTTATCAAAGAGCAAGAAGCCGGTTATGCCGACAAGTCTATCAAAGAAATCGTAAGAGAAATGTTCAGCTATGCAGACGGATGTACTATGAGCGGTAAAAAAGACTGTATCGTAAACATCGGAGGCTTCCTCTGTATGAACGATGAAGAGCTTTTCCAAGCTGCAAAAGAATTCGTTGTTGTCTTTGAAGGTATGCCTTCATACGGCGGTATGGCAGGACGCGATATGGAAGCTATGGCTATCGGTCTAAAAGAAGCCCTCCAGTTTGAATACATCGAACACCGAATCAAACAGGTCCGCTATTTAGGCGACAAGCTCTTGGAAGCCGGAGTTCCTATTATCGAACCCGTAGGAGGACACGCAGTATTCCTCGATGCAAGACGTTTCTGTCCTCATCTTAAGCAAACCGAATTCCCTGCACAGGCCCTAGCTGCAGAGCTTTATATCGAATCGGGAGTTAGAAGTATGGAACGGGGTATCGTTTCTGCAGGACGCGATCCTAAGACAAGGGAAAACCATGTACCTAAGCTTGAAACAGTCCGCTTAACCATTCCGCGCCGTGTTTATACCTATAAACACATGGACATTGTAGCAGATGCAGTTATTAAGCTGTACAACCACAAGGAAGTTATAAAAGGATTAAAGTTCGTTTATGAACCTAAACAGCTCCGCTTCTTTACGGCACGCTTTGAGCATATCTAA
- a CDS encoding leucine-rich repeat domain-containing protein, producing the protein MLKTFCKFAALVIFSFFVFSCSAKEEKIGAENKEEQSEVGSQAGLNSEKKDKGLQAEQVKEKTADAQYQKALNEASIIFEFDAVNKKINLSLKADENIKIEGAVPSEIPADGSINEIFIAKNSLALLGDVKELTIHNAEILNGVKIIKVPVLRSLDISFSGLKNIEFLDCPALETLILEGNKKMNKPDFSSLKGLKKLNLAKTTIQEMDFSVFRHLECLDISSVSLKALDLTKNIELKELYCENAGLSNLDLTKNIKLTHLNCRANKLTDLALFQNKELNFLDCGKNELDKLLIALNIKLQKLYCDSNEINDLDFSSLKELEELYCYRNKIENLIVGSNPKLKTLFCFENKIDEESMKQLFDSLIAGDGYNFKTLVVYAEKNPDLIYKSYKYFDHNFEPTEEMLNSSSFKFWKVYFTLYGLEDMGSIIDSLVQKTGEAF; encoded by the coding sequence ATGTTAAAGACCTTTTGTAAATTTGCTGCTTTGGTTATTTTTAGTTTTTTTGTTTTTTCGTGTTCCGCAAAGGAAGAAAAAATAGGGGCTGAAAATAAGGAAGAACAATCTGAGGTCGGCTCTCAGGCCGGACTTAATTCCGAAAAAAAAGATAAGGGGCTTCAAGCGGAGCAGGTTAAGGAAAAAACGGCTGATGCCCAATATCAAAAAGCCTTAAATGAGGCTTCCATTATTTTTGAATTTGATGCTGTAAATAAAAAAATCAATTTAAGCCTTAAAGCCGATGAAAATATCAAAATTGAAGGAGCCGTTCCTTCGGAAATTCCTGCCGACGGTTCCATAAACGAAATATTTATAGCAAAAAATTCTCTTGCCCTTTTGGGAGATGTAAAAGAACTTACAATTCATAATGCCGAAATTTTAAACGGTGTTAAAATAATCAAAGTTCCCGTTTTGCGGTCCTTGGATATTTCTTTTTCGGGCTTAAAGAATATCGAATTTTTAGATTGTCCTGCTCTTGAAACTCTGATTCTTGAAGGGAATAAGAAAATGAATAAGCCTGACTTTTCTTCATTAAAAGGCTTAAAAAAACTTAACTTGGCCAAAACAACAATTCAAGAGATGGATTTTTCTGTTTTTCGTCATCTTGAATGTCTTGATATAAGTTCGGTAAGCCTAAAAGCTCTTGACCTTACAAAAAACATTGAGCTTAAAGAGCTTTATTGCGAAAATGCCGGTTTAAGTAATCTTGATTTAACTAAAAATATAAAATTAACTCATCTTAATTGCAGGGCTAACAAGCTTACCGACTTGGCGCTTTTTCAAAACAAGGAGCTCAATTTTTTGGATTGCGGCAAAAATGAGCTTGATAAACTTTTAATAGCTCTTAACATAAAACTTCAAAAACTTTATTGTGATTCCAATGAAATAAATGATTTGGATTTTTCTTCATTAAAGGAACTTGAAGAGCTTTATTGCTACCGCAACAAAATAGAAAATCTTATCGTAGGTTCAAATCCTAAGTTAAAAACTCTTTTTTGTTTTGAAAATAAGATTGATGAAGAGTCAATGAAACAGCTCTTTGATTCTTTAATCGCAGGTGACGGATATAATTTTAAAACCCTTGTAGTTTATGCCGAAAAAAATCCCGATCTAATATACAAGTCATATAAATACTTTGACCATAATTTTGAGCCTACTGAAGAAATGCTTAATTCTTCCTCCTTTAAATTCTGGAAAGTTTATTTTACCCTTTACGGTCTTGAAGATATGGGTAGTATAATCGACTCCCTTGTTCAAAAAACGGGAGAAGCTTTTTAG
- a CDS encoding adenylate kinase produces the protein MNCIFLGPPGAGKGTLAFEVSKSYKIPHISTGDLFRAAIKNQTELGKKVKAVIDSGALVSDDLTIALVKERLEKDDTKEGFILDGFPRTIAQADALENIVKIDSVINFDISDDEVIKRLSGRRVCSSCGQSFHIEFVKPKKEGVCDSCSGDLMIRPDDKIEAIQKRLETYRSQTAPLIDYYTKKNLIVDIDARPASEKVLASFKVKFPH, from the coding sequence ATGAACTGTATTTTTTTGGGCCCGCCGGGCGCAGGAAAGGGAACCCTCGCTTTTGAGGTTTCAAAATCGTATAAGATCCCGCATATTTCGACCGGAGATCTTTTTAGAGCTGCAATCAAGAATCAAACGGAATTGGGAAAAAAGGTTAAGGCTGTCATTGATTCCGGGGCATTGGTAAGCGATGACCTTACAATCGCCCTTGTAAAGGAAAGGTTGGAAAAGGATGACACCAAAGAAGGTTTTATCCTCGACGGTTTTCCGCGCACAATCGCTCAGGCCGACGCCTTAGAGAACATCGTAAAAATAGATTCCGTTATCAACTTCGATATAAGCGATGATGAGGTTATCAAACGTCTTTCCGGAAGAAGGGTTTGTTCCTCATGCGGTCAAAGTTTTCATATCGAATTCGTAAAACCTAAAAAAGAAGGCGTTTGCGATTCATGTTCGGGAGATCTGATGATCCGTCCGGATGATAAAATTGAAGCAATCCAAAAACGCCTTGAAACTTACAGAAGTCAAACCGCTCCTTTAATCGATTATTATACTAAAAAGAATTTAATCGTAGATATAGATGCCCGCCCGGCATCGGAGAAGGTATTGGCTTCTTTTAAAGTAAAATTTCCGCATTAG